GAGAATTTTTGATTGGTTCATTTCACCACCACATTATTAACTCATCAATTTTTCGTTAAAAGAGAAAGCTAACTTGACAATAAGCAGTCTATGCCAAgttataataaatcaaatttgtctgagaaaatgaaattttcataattcattttctgaaatcatatttttgaaacttgtaattatacaaaaaaaaataaaaattatgaaatctgGTGAGGTACGGAATGAAAgtataagtatcaaattgaccaaaaatttatcaaagtacCAATTTTTATCTATTGTATAATGGCCAAAATTAGGCATTACACTAATTTGGGATTGTTCTCTTAATCCATATGTAGAAGTGAGTTGGGTAATTTTTGAACTATGCATGATAATTTGGTTCGATTagatttaattcttaatttttcatattaattttgaatttaaatttattttgataaaataagttttgttttataattttaaacattattttattaaattttaaagtctttttataaatacttctaaaaaataaatttcaagtaaataaaaagctcttcaatggtattttttgaaaaatgtttaaaaacatttattgttacatcataaaaattaaattaattgtgaattaaataaaaatagaattcaaCTCAATTTGAGTGACAACAAATTTTCAACTTGTATTCGACAAATTATCGAAACACCCTGATTCATGTCTATTTTTTATATCTCTTACTCAGCCTTACCCATAGGTTTCTAAAAGAtctattatctattttaaaaatgcaTTTCTACCTGAGAAGTTTCgagtttgattttttaaatttaataattaagaatAAGAATAGGATTATTAGGATTGAACTCAAACTCTCATactacaaaatataatattctaaACACAAAAAATTGTTGGCAAATTTGAATATATCAAATTACACTTGCAAGCAAAGGTGGACAGTAATAAAGGCCTAGAAGCCTTACCCTATgcctttctatttttaaaaaattaattttttatttttattcgaaattctcataaaaattttaattatatatttttaaacattaaacttctaaatattttgaaaattttagttatttcttCCAAAGTTTAATCCCAAAATCCCCTATTGCTTGCAAATAGCTATGACTACCTAAAGAAAATAACTCTATATTATGCACATGAATTGAGCCCGATGGGTTCGGTTCGGatccctaaaaatagtttaactaTTAAGAGAGTTAAAGGGATCCATCAGTCCACAAACCTCAATTTTTGAGCTTATGGATCCACATCAGGTTAACAGGTATGGGTTCTAATTCCTTCAGTAAATATATCCCCAAAGCTCTTTGAGTAATAAATAGGGCCCAGAGTATTGGAGTTACCAGCCTAGTCTACACCAAAAAGTGCAAGAGCTGAGAAGAAAAAATCAACTGAAAATCCATTCGAATTTGTGATGTCtggatttaaaatataagttgaaAACTATGGTTACGTAAACCgaatactatttttatttaattttaatttttcataatgtaaaaataaatatttatatttgaaacgatgaaaacaattttaaagcactatataaaaaatatttgtcaaaaatattatataaagattactgattattttttatttatttaaaattaattttaaataaatatttatgaaagactttaaaattttattaaataatatttaaaaaccacgtataaaaatttaaccttaataataataaaaaattgaaccgaagtaaattatcataaaaaagtttaaaatttccGATTTCAACCAAACCGAAATCATCCCTAAACATTGCATACTCATTTCCTCCTCCAAGTTCCAAACAGCTGGACTCAACAGTCCACTAGGGTGTCTTCCTAGTCACTCTATTTTGCACCCTAATCACTACTTTATCATAACCAATGAAAATTGCGGgcaatttatcaaaaaaaagtcaattttttttaaatttatcgaaatgggcccagttttttattatttaccggaatgagcCCCTTTCccctaaatcgcgtccacgtcagcgcgaagTCAGGGGATGTGTCAGCAAATCatgtccacgtcagcgcgctttacTGACGTGGCAACAAACCGCGGCCTTCAAAACGCGATATGTGTCCAAGTGGGCAAAgtgcgctgacgtggacgcgatttgctgaaaCGTGACCCGCCCCTGGGGACGTGATTTCGCCATCTTTTCCACgttaggatttttagggttttccgAATTTTTCAGGTTTTGGAGagaaaagtaaacaaataagggattagagtttagggtttcgtaattaaattaattaaaatttattcaaaattggattacgtTTCGTGTTTATaggtttttaagataaaatcaaagcagGATGATTATCAGAAGGATTTTTGCAGTCGCGCCCGCATgtacgcgcttttgctacagtaggtcctagaaaataatttcgagttgacgtttctgagcaaatagtataaaatcgcttctaccaggatgttttatgagaagaatttgtgaaatcgcgcccacgtggacgcgcttttgctatagtaggtcctgaaaaattatttcgagttgacgtttctgagcaagtAGTAtaaaaaaacgcttcaagcaggatgctatttgagaagaatttctgaaatcgcgccctcgtggacacgcttttgctacagttggtcctgaaagaaataatttcgagttgacgtttctaagcaaatagtataaaatcactTCTAGCAGaatgctttatgagaagaatttgtgaaattgcgccaacgtggacgcgcttttgctacagtagcatgtttgggctgaggctataaatgaggcaaaaaatgttctcagaatgcataagtcacagcagaaacaatttagagaggcaaacaatttagagaaatttaaaaagaaattgagagaaatttttttcagtttaaaaaaaatcaaatttttttaaattatttaaaaatagggatttaagagaaatttaaaaggaaattgagagctaattgagattaaatataaatttgagagaaatttggaagaaaattgagagctaattgagattaaatataaatttgagaggaaatttgagagaggatttggttgtgaaaaaaaataggAGGGGGATATTTatagggtttaaattttttgaccGTTTGGGGGAAGggaacggtcaaatttttgaccgttgcaCTATTCACGTGCGGTCTAAATCGCGTCCTCATGGACgctccacgtcagcaaatcgtgtccacgtcagcaTAGCGCCCTGACGTgaacgcgatttgctgacacatcCCCTGACTTCGTGCTAATATGGACGCGATTTAGGGGAAAggggcccattccggtaaataataaaataccagcccatttagataaatttaaaaaatttggctttttttagtattttgccTGAAAATTGCAATGGGCACAATGAAAATGCATTGGGGAGTAAAAGAAAGGTGAAGTTATGTTAAATCcctctaaaatttataaaattataaattaatataaataaaattatgttttttacctttcaaattttagaatttcattCTACctctaaattttctttctacCCTCGCCTCCAATGCATATTGCTAACaaagtttcaaaattataatttgaagcTAAACACTAAAAGGTAGTTGTAAAATACTAAAGgtagttgtaaaattttaaagaagaatTTAATGACAAGGTATTCAATTTCGCACTAATTTCAATCACATTAGTTAGTGTACACCAACCCAATAATAAACTACATAAGGTACTTTTGCCCAAATCCAATcgtaacaataaaaaaaatgtgtattaaATGAAGCATAAGTAAAGtggaaaaaatgtaaattaacaTATATGGAATAATCATgttatttaatgtattaaataatcGTGTTGATTAATGCATgagttattttgaatttttgttcataaattttatataattgataaatattttatatttaaaatttattgaatattttaaaatatcaataattttaaaatgataatcaAAAGATGGCATAGCAAAAGGGTAGGTACCCTTGGCTAACGGATTAATTACTATTATAGTACTTTCTAAAtgtaaatagtttaatttaatcctttttaacttgttttaaatagaaaaattataattttaatcctttttaaaattaaaaggtataatttaagtcatttcaatacaaaatttttagcttgagcctcttcaatttttttaaattgtatttcaATCCCATCACATAATTCCTAACTTTTATCTTGCGAAAAGAGACTAATACGTATAGCTAcctttcaatttgatttggtgGTACAGCCTATCCTAATTTATGCCCTTATGTGCTAATAGTTCTAAATTCCATAAGAAGCCATTTCTTGTTGTAGACAACATAAAACAGAAATTCCTTCtggtatcttttttttttttgttattttatttgtttaccaAAATCAAATGGTGCCACATTCCTATCCAGTAGTTAGCTCAAGATAAAGACCAAAAAGTAGAAAAAAGGTATAAGGTACTTCCATCCACACATCATTAATTTGAtgttttgttgagaaatatttaatgTTAGCTCGATTTTCACTAATCACATTCAAATATCAGTAAAGCACAAGTATCtgaatttcattaaatatataaaaatttaaaatatatatattcgtgTTAAATACTCACACatgatattcaatttaaaatttgagtaacATAAAGAAGGTTTAATTATACTCCTAATTTCTtaactcttcaattttttttagaattttcaattttgagttaatctttttcatttttttgaatttttatatattattttgatttttagaaatatttatatatttttgggtgttgtacaaaaattatttttaaaattatcaaaatttttctagaatatatagtttttgaaattttgaggctttttttgtaattttctaaattttaactATGGAATCATccttatttaagtaattaaaagaaaatgaaaacaaaaaggaggagttatttcatttcatcaccaaAGATTTATTACTTGACACCCCTTCTCCACCcaattttggtttcttttgtaATGGTGGGGTCAGTTTAAAGCTCTCATCTCTCTCCCAAAAGGGTCTCACTTAATGCTTCTCAGATCACCTTTCAAAAGCCTGCCATTGCTAActatctttaattttattctgTTACTTTCAACTATAAGAATATCACACAAACCAAATGGATGGCTTAAATGTTGAGTTCacaatttttgtattttggtgACCCAAAAAAACCTTAAAGACGGTGAAAGAATAAGAGGGATAGAGAccttgtttcctttttttctttagaaTTCTAAGTTACTCCACCAAATGGTCCAAAACCAGTGTTTAGGGATATGCCCCTAAGGGCAAATGCTGCCTATTGAACATTAGTTTTTGATGCAAAGGTTTTCAGGTGACTAATGAAAAAAGGGAGAAGATGCTGGTAATTGGTAAAGAAGGCTTGGGATGGAAGCCCTTTGAAAgggaactttttttttcttccaatgCTTGGATTAGAATCAAAGTCAGGAAATGCTTACAGAGACCACtctagagagagaaagagagctAACTTTCACGTCAACCTATCtaagataaattttcaaactccATTTTCATTGCTAAGAGACTGGACTTCCCAACTTACCCAACTTTGAAAGAACTCTCCCAactaaaagagagaaaaaaacacaaaaacaaaaacattcaTGTTCCTACCTCTTATCTGTAAAAAGGTAATGAGCAAAACACAAATGTAAAAGAGATTCCATCTCAGACAGTGTTGAAGGGTTACCTTGTTTACCAAACATGGCTAAGAGATCAGATTTTGCTCAGAAGCTGTTAGATGATCTTCGGTTGCGAAAGGAGCGGATGGCTGCCTCTCAAAACACAAAGGGTTCAAATGCAATGGTTGCAGGTGAGTATTTTCCTGAAATATCTGCTAAAAACAAGCATGGTTTGGTCATGAACCAAAGAAGTCCAACATCCTTCCAAAACATAAGTCAAAAAACCCTGTATTCAACGTCTTCTAGATGTTAGAAAAAACAGGAGGCATGACTTACTGTCTGAACACTCACAGAAGTCATGCACATGCATTCAATTATTCAAATGTATATCCTAGTTTGAAAGCAGTTATTGATTCTAACTCCAATATAATTACTCTGATATAGCTGGCCCTTTTACCTGAAAAAAACCAATTCTTAGCTGTTGGGGACTTTGACCAAAGAAGTTTAGAGGGTGTAGAATCGTttgatcttttcttttttaagggAATCTAGCTTTGTCTGGTATACGTTGTGCAGCATAATTGCTCCACTTAGCTACCTCTTCCAGACTAATTGTCTCCAATTATGATTTGGAACCATTGCACCTaaagtaaaacttaaaaatgagAGAACTTTTTATTGCATAGTATGACATAAAGGAGAGTTTACCAGGTTGGTGGTGTGTTTGATCCCTGTGTTAGGTAACTCAAATGCATAATTTACTCTGTTCCTTTTGTTGCGTGTTTGAGCAGATGCATATGCTTACTCCAAGTCAACCTATAAATCATCAAGGGAACCAAAGGCAGTCAAAGCTGTAAGTTTCCATTGATAAAGCATAGTCAGTTCATACAAGAAGATTAATTAGatagtaaattttcatttagttaAATGTTTGGCTCCTCCAGAGTGGTTTTAGAGCTGGAAGCACACAAAACAGGCCTAGCGGAGGCAAGAAATCAGTCACCACTGGGCAGACATCAAATCAGATTGTTCCTTTTGGTGGAGGCCATAAGGCGGAACAAATGGGAGATCTGTCAATGGCCCTGACTTTTGCACTCGAAAATGGAGGAAAGATAAGAACGGAGTCTTCCAGAAACAGTTCAATATTCAGTTTTCTACAAAACATTGGTAGGAGACAGATGGACTATGGGAAGATGGAAAGAGGAAACAGAGTAGTAAGTAGGCATCAGCCTTCAAGTAGCCAACTCCCTACTCTGTCTCATATACACATTGAAGAAATATCAAGGGGTGCACAAAAGTTAAATCAGATCCTCCGGGCCTGCTCTAATGGTCTCAACTTTGACAGATACTCGATAGAAATTGGACAGGAGCTGTTGAAAGGAGCAATGGATTTGCAAGAGTCTCTAAAGTTGCTTGTCGACATGCAGGAAGCTTCGGATTACTTGATAACACCACAGAGAAAAAGTCGGTTAACATTGCTAGAGgaggatgaagatgatgatgagaaCACCATCACAATAGCTGACCAGAAGCAATTGAGTAGACCAAGATTTTCTTTTGATAGACCCTCAAGAAAGTATAATGACATTCAAGAAGTTGCAAAGACAGAACTTAAGCTGAGGCTGGCAGCTCTTACCTACTCTACAGATGTTCCTAATTCCAAACATGAGAAGAAAGGTTTAGGTGCCTCAAATTTACGTTCTCACAAGCGATCAGTTAGCTGTGGTACTGATGTTAAAACTCTTAGTGTATTCTCAGAACAAAATCACTCAAGTTCATCGCAGTCCAAACAAGAAAAGTCCAGAATTCCAAATGTAATCGCAAGACTAATGGGGATTGAAGAACTTCCAGGAAATGTAGATTCAAAGGTCAGTACAAAAAAGGAGTCTGGAAATCAAAAATTAGAAGGGACAACTACAAAGAAACCTGCGAAGGGGAGTACCAAGAAGGCTGAACAAAGGGAAAAAGATTCCACAACCTCAGTTCTCCCACCAGCAAAACAGAAGGCAACACTACCCAGCAAGATTCCACTGGTTCAGGATACAGTTACATCACAAGCAGGAAAGACGTTGGCTACTAGAAATGGTAGCACAAGGGTTGATGTTCATGACAAGTTACCACCTCGAAAGGACTTGGAAGATGTAAAACCAGTGATAAGCTTGAGAAAAGGCATGATTAACGTAGACAAACGACAAAGTGACTCTGCCCAACTAAATCATAATTCTGGAAGTAGAAAAGAAATTCAGGAGAGAAACCATGATAGCATAAAGCACAGGGAGCAGAAGTACACTGAAAGAAGTGAAATCAAGGAACCAGTTTTCAAGGATGAGATGCAACAGATGATACCATATATGCATAAAAGATCAGAATCTACACTTACATTGCTAGAAAAGCCAGAGTACGGTGAAAGCATGCTTCATGGGGAAAATAGTTCTGCTAACAAGCTTCGTTTAGGCAATCAACAAAAGCTTCAAAATAATCATGGATTTCAACAGGTGCACATGCTCCAGAAATCTGAGCCTCAAGAGAAAAAGCGTCAACCGGAAGAAAGAGAACAACAAAAACAGAAATTGCAGgagaagaaacaaaagagaCCTGAATCGGTATCTAGCAATATCTCCAAACCAATGTCTGGTGCAACCGATTTGCAAAAGAAGCAGCTGCAACTGAACCAAGCAGCAACTAGTAGGAAAGGCTCCACCGAACATACTGATGCAACACAACTCAATGGATTGGTGAATGGTAGGCACCAAGAAAATCCAGCCGGTGAGAGGAGTTCAAgaaacttaaatttcaaaattaaagattCATTAAGCAGAAACTCCAGTCAGCATTCAACTCGAGGAGATGTAGAATCTGAATCAGCAAAAGCTCGCATCCCGTTTGCTGTGGATGAGAAACCTGTTCAAGTTCAAACAACAATAAATGGGAGAAGAGCAAAAGGGCATAAACTCGAGGTCCCTCGAAATATTGACGAAGCAAAGACCAAAAAGAGTGCAAATGTTTATAACATGCCGAGGACAATGAAGAATCAAAGTTCCAATTTGCAAGAGAGGAAACAGACAAGGCAGGAGAAACCTGCTATCTCAAGAGAAGCAGATCATGAAGCCAGCAGGTTCGAAGAAGCAGAAACACAGATCATTAGACCCAACGTGTCAGTAGCAAGCCCAAAATCATCACGCGTAGCACAAGAACTGCAGACAGAAGCACAAAAAGATTCAATTTTGCAGAGTCGTTTAGAAGATGAATGCCAAGGTCAAAATGAAGAACAAGTTTTAGCTACAAAACATAGCGTAAGATCGCCATAACTGTACTCATTAACCAACTATATTAGTCAAAGCCCAAATAACTGTTTCGATCTTATGCAGTGTCAGAATACAGTGCCAACATTTACAAAAGAACAGCAAAATCAAGAACCTGGTTTTGGCAGAGACGATGAACATGAGGTTAAAGATAGTGTATCTGATCCACTTCAAGGTAAGTACAATTTTGCAGatcttttctcaaattttcaaattacaattcatgaatggttttttttttttttctcatttttttcatttaactGAAGTGTCTAAAAAGATGAGCTTACACCAACTTCTAACAACTACTACTTCAGAAAAAGTGAATGCACataaaaacaaacatgcatAATTTCCCACTTCACTATATGGAAACTAACCGAAAATAGTCGACTACATGCATAAGATACCACCCTCTTAAGGAAACCTCAATTCTTCTAATCATTCTATCAATTACGGCATGGTAATAGCAGTATCAgatgttttcctttttattgtTTCTGGAGGGGTGGTTTTGGAAGAGGAAGAAACTTATCTGCTAAAGTTCATTGCTTTTTAGGAACTCGTGAAGAGAGCACAGAAAATTCTTGCATCCCACAGCCACAGAAACAAAGAACTTCTATGGCAAAGAAGCCAGAGCCACTAACAGAAAGTGAAAATCACCTCAAGCAGATACTTCTGAAAAGCCAACTATTTATGAACACAGCAGAGGCGCTTTTCAAACTCAACATTCCTATCAGCATTCTTCATTCAAACAGCTACGACCATCACATCGACCAAGACAGCAAGCTCGTTTTAGACTGTGGCTACGAAgtaatgaaaaggaaaggaagaagGCAGGAACTAAGTGTTCACCCATTTCTAAAGGTACCCATCACTTCAAACAAAGCAAAATCCTTGGATGAGTTGGTCAAACAAATGTGCAAGGACTTTGATAAGTTGAAGTTATATGGAAAGGACGGGAGAGAAGATTCTCCCTTTGAAGACTACCAACCCAAAATGCTTGAGGCTGATGTCAACAACAAGGAACCAGATCTGAATTGTATGTGGGACTTGGGTTGGAATAACGCCATGTTTGGGTTTCTTGAGAAAGATGATGTTATCAAAGATGTTGAGAAGTATGTGCTTAATGGACTCCTAGATGAGATTACCAGAGAACTTTTCACAAGCATAACTGTCACAGTTTAattgtaaaaccaaaaaaaaaaaaaaaaaaaacaaattaagcaTAATTGCCTGGTtttgatgtttctgtttgtATCACTAAGAAAAAATTTTCGATAGCTATTTCTTTCCCTGTAAAGTACCTAAATCTGTGATTCTTATTTGCATATTTCCAGTTTCCAATTGTTTTGCATATAAATAATGATTACTCCATCTCTCCCTCCCTTGAAAGTACTGTTTTATCTAGTTCTATATACATTTAAAGGCAAATTTTATCACAAAACTGAATGCGTAACCTTAATAACCTAACAAAATTTCAGATCATtaccaatatatataaaatcataattgcCTGGTTTTGATGTTTCTATTTGTATCactgagaaaaaaaattgatagcTATTTCTTTCCCTGAAAACTACCTAAAAATGTGATCCTTATTTGCATATTTCCAGTTTTCAATTGTTTTGCATATAATTAACGATTACTTCATCTCTCCCTCCCTTGAAAGcactgttttatttatttatatatgcaaaTTTCATCACAAAGCTAAATGCATAACcttaaaaacctaacaaaaTTTCAGATCATTTCCAAAACAGAAGGATC
This genomic stretch from Gossypium raimondii isolate GPD5lz chromosome 6, ASM2569854v1, whole genome shotgun sequence harbors:
- the LOC105773149 gene encoding uncharacterized protein LOC105773149, whose product is MAKRSDFAQKLLDDLRLRKERMAASQNTKGSNAMVADAYAYSKSTYKSSREPKAVKASGFRAGSTQNRPSGGKKSVTTGQTSNQIVPFGGGHKAEQMGDLSMALTFALENGGKIRTESSRNSSIFSFLQNIGRRQMDYGKMERGNRVVSRHQPSSSQLPTLSHIHIEEISRGAQKLNQILRACSNGLNFDRYSIEIGQELLKGAMDLQESLKLLVDMQEASDYLITPQRKSRLTLLEEDEDDDENTITIADQKQLSRPRFSFDRPSRKYNDIQEVAKTELKLRLAALTYSTDVPNSKHEKKGLGASNLRSHKRSVSCGTDVKTLSVFSEQNHSSSSQSKQEKSRIPNVIARLMGIEELPGNVDSKVSTKKESGNQKLEGTTTKKPAKGSTKKAEQREKDSTTSVLPPAKQKATLPSKIPLVQDTVTSQAGKTLATRNGSTRVDVHDKLPPRKDLEDVKPVISLRKGMINVDKRQSDSAQLNHNSGSRKEIQERNHDSIKHREQKYTERSEIKEPVFKDEMQQMIPYMHKRSESTLTLLEKPEYGESMLHGENSSANKLRLGNQQKLQNNHGFQQVHMLQKSEPQEKKRQPEEREQQKQKLQEKKQKRPESVSSNISKPMSGATDLQKKQLQLNQAATSRKGSTEHTDATQLNGLVNGRHQENPAGERSSRNLNFKIKDSLSRNSSQHSTRGDVESESAKARIPFAVDEKPVQVQTTINGRRAKGHKLEVPRNIDEAKTKKSANVYNMPRTMKNQSSNLQERKQTRQEKPAISREADHEASRFEEAETQIIRPNVSVASPKSSRVAQELQTEAQKDSILQSRLEDECQGQNEEQVLATKHSCQNTVPTFTKEQQNQEPGFGRDDEHEVKDSVSDPLQGTREESTENSCIPQPQKQRTSMAKKPEPLTESENHLKQILLKSQLFMNTAEALFKLNIPISILHSNSYDHHIDQDSKLVLDCGYEVMKRKGRRQELSVHPFLKVPITSNKAKSLDELVKQMCKDFDKLKLYGKDGREDSPFEDYQPKMLEADVNNKEPDLNCMWDLGWNNAMFGFLEKDDVIKDVEKYVLNGLLDEITRELFTSITVTV